From one Nilaparvata lugens isolate BPH chromosome 2, ASM1435652v1, whole genome shotgun sequence genomic stretch:
- the LOC111043973 gene encoding visual pigment-like receptor peropsin isoform X2: MFCVSGFLSSLFNGWLIGCLFLRSEFLSQFHLLFMNLSIACLGHNLLAGFPFQGTSAISRRWLFGKHCCQLFASLDKFFNNVEVLASILIILERYSSNHLDKLGNKFYFYAVLSSWIASMVYASLPFFDISKFVCDAAGISCSLDWHPQKQVDQLYIAVYIIISVLPTLVICGLKIQEKCQKRKYNLRTDDDQITEAVTMMIILMQISWIPSGLVSLFSLINIRLPKALVFMAPIANTISTAIPFITIFCYDQEVRRKLLGTLQRRQGWKMRRLAIKKYRRNPSPCSIDDRSNSHC, encoded by the exons ATGTTTTGTGTTTCAGGTTTCTTATCAAGTCTTTTTAATGGCTGGCTTATCGGATGTCTGTTTTTGAGATCTGAGTTCCTGTCGCAGTTTCATTTATTGTTCATGAACTTGAGTATAGCGTGTCTTGGCCACAATCTTTTGGCTGGTTTCCCATTCCAAGGGACCTCAGCTATCTCCAGACG CTGGTTGTTTGGGAAACACTGTTGTCAATTGTTCGCTTCCCTGGACAAATTCTTCAATAATGTTGAAGTTCTAGCATCAATCTTGATTATTTTGGAACGATACAGTTCAAATCATCTTGATAAACTAG gAAACAAGTTCTACTTCTATGCTGTCCTATCTTCGTGGATTGCTTCAATGGTGTATGCCAGTCTACCATTCTTTGATATAAGCAA ATTTGTATGTGATGCAGCTGGAATATCATGCAGTCTTGATTGGCATCCTCAGAAACAAGTTGATCAACTCTACATTGCTGTGTACATCATCATCTCTGTTCTTCCAACTCTCGTAAT ATGTGGATTAAAAATACAAGAGAAATGCCAGAAAAGGAAATATAATTTGAGAACAGACGATGACCAAATAACTGAG GCAGTGACTATGATGATCATATTGATGCAAATATCATGGATTCCATCCGGACTTGTATCACTGTTCTCTCTGATAAATATCAGGCTTCCCAAAGCCTTGGTCTTCATGGCTCCAATTGCTAACACG ATATCGACGGCAATACCTTTCATAACAATTTTTTGTTATGACCAAGAAGTAAGGAGGAAACTACTAGGAACTTTGCAGAGAAGACAAGGATGGAAGATGAGACGACTGGCAATAAAAAAGTACCGAAGGAATCCTTCTCCTTGTTCGATTGACGACAGATCCAATTCTCATTGCTGA
- the LOC111043990 gene encoding ATP-dependent Clp protease proteolytic subunit: MIRSVIKLKPCLSGSIGRLLHSSCSQMMPLIPMVVEQTGRGEQAYDIYSRLLKERIICLMGPVNDDVSSLVIAQLLFLQSESSKKPIHLYINSPGGSVTAGLGIYDTMQYVLPPIATWCVGQACSMASLLLAAGAPGMRNSLPNSRIMIHQPSGGVQGQATDIQIQAEEIIKLKKQINQLYVKHTGLALHVIEQNMERDKFMSPDEAKSFGIIDSILDHPPKVVDKPEENATKKEEASAN, translated from the exons ATGATACGCTCGGTTATCAAATTGaag CCATGCTTGTCAGGGAGCATAGGCCGGCTGCTCCATTCTAGCTGCTCGCAAATGATGCCACTTATTCCAATGGTGGTCGAACAAACCGGACGAGGCGAGCAGGCTTATGACATTTATTCCAGATTATTGAAGGAAAGAATTATTTGTCTCATGGGCCCA GTTAATGATGATGTCTCCTCATTGGTAATAGCGCAACTACTGTTTCTACAATCAGAAAGTAGTAAGAAGCCGATTCATCTTTATATAAACAG CCCGGGAGGCAGCGTGACGGCAGGGCTGGGCATCTACGACACGATGCAGTACGTGTTGCCGCCGATCGCGACCTGGTGCGTGGGCCAGGCCTGTTCGATGGCCAGCCTGCTGCTGGCGGCCGGCGCACCGGGCATGCGCAACTCTCTGCCCAACTCGCGCATCATGATCCACCAGCCGTCGGGTGGCGTGCAGGGTCAGGCCACCGACATCCAGATCCAGGCCGAGGAGATCATCAAGCTCAAGAAGCAGATCAACCAGCTCTACGTGAAGCACACCGGCCTCGCCCTCCACGTCATCGAGCAGAACATGGAGCGCGACAAGTTCATGTCGCCCGACGAGGCCAAGAGTTTCGGCATCATCGACTCCATCCTCGACCATCCGCCCAAAGTGGTCGACAAGCCCGAAGAAAACGCTACGAAAAAAGAGGAGGCTAGCGCAAATTAG